One genomic region from Halorussus rarus encodes:
- a CDS encoding DUF7127 family protein yields the protein MSLKHIADRDDVFARRYAYDDAEVLVADLGMTGEASVDVLEGDAIVVFEDEDGPRQLELELPEEGAEAFITNGVLTIEVGL from the coding sequence CGCCGACAGAGACGACGTGTTCGCGCGGCGCTACGCCTACGACGACGCCGAGGTACTCGTGGCGGACCTCGGTATGACCGGCGAGGCGTCCGTGGACGTCCTCGAGGGCGACGCTATCGTCGTCTTCGAGGACGAGGATGGCCCCCGGCAGCTGGAGCTCGAGCTCCCGGAGGAGGGGGCGGAAGCGTTTATCACCAACGGCGTACTCACTATCGAGGTGGGACTATGA
- a CDS encoding CDC48 family AAA ATPase has protein sequence MKLTVKPLKQKDAGRGLAAIDRQSMHELGVENGDYIVIEGKNQGRAVARVWPGYPEDEGRGVVRIDGQLRQEAGVGIDDKVTIEKADVKPASSVTIALPQNLQIRGDITPHIRDKLSGQAITQGQNVPFGFGLMGMGSGQSIPLKVASTDPEGTVVVTDSTEINISERAAEEIAQGGAGSPEGTPSVAYEDIGGLEGELEQVREMIELPMRHPELFSRLGIDPPKGVLLHGPPGTGKTLMAKAVANEIDAHFQTISGPEIMSKYYGESEEKLREVFEEAEQNAPAIIFIDELDSIAPKRDEAGGDVERRVVAQLLSLMDGLESRGEVTVIAATNRVDAIDPALRRPGRFDREIEIGVPDREGRLEILQVHTRGMPLADGVDLEAYADNTHGFVGADLENLAKEGAMNALRRIRPEIDLESEEIPADVLDSLQVTERDFKEALKGIEPSALREVFVEVPDVTWDQVGGLEDTKERLRETIQWPLEYPEVFAELDMQAAKGVLMYGPPGTGKTLMAKAVANEADSNFISIKGPELLSKWVGESEKGVREVFSKARENAPTVVFFDEIDSIATERGSGGGGGSQVSERVVSQLLTELDGLEELEDVVVIATSNRPDLIDSALLRPGRLDRHVHVPVPDEDARRAIFEVHTRDKPVADDVDLDWLAGETEGYVGADIEAVTREASMAASREFIHSVDPEEIGESVGNVRINREHFEQALDEVTPSVTEETKERYDEIEEQFDSAEPETEQDQLGRTFQ, from the coding sequence ATGAAACTCACTGTCAAGCCGTTGAAGCAGAAGGACGCCGGGCGCGGACTCGCCGCCATCGACCGCCAGTCGATGCACGAGCTCGGCGTCGAGAACGGCGACTACATAGTCATCGAGGGGAAGAACCAGGGCCGGGCGGTCGCCCGGGTCTGGCCGGGCTACCCCGAGGACGAGGGCCGCGGTGTCGTCCGCATCGACGGGCAGCTCCGCCAGGAGGCCGGCGTCGGCATCGACGACAAGGTCACCATCGAGAAGGCCGACGTCAAGCCCGCCTCCTCGGTGACCATCGCGCTCCCCCAGAACCTCCAGATTCGGGGGGACATCACGCCCCACATCCGGGACAAGCTCAGCGGACAGGCCATCACGCAGGGCCAGAACGTCCCGTTCGGCTTCGGCCTGATGGGGATGGGCTCGGGCCAGTCCATCCCGCTGAAGGTCGCCAGCACCGACCCCGAGGGGACGGTCGTCGTCACCGACTCGACCGAGATCAACATCAGCGAGCGCGCCGCCGAGGAGATCGCGCAGGGCGGCGCGGGCAGCCCCGAAGGCACGCCCAGCGTCGCCTACGAGGACATCGGCGGCCTCGAGGGCGAACTCGAGCAGGTCCGGGAGATGATCGAGCTCCCGATGCGCCACCCCGAGCTGTTCAGCCGGCTCGGCATCGACCCGCCGAAGGGCGTGCTGCTCCACGGCCCGCCCGGCACGGGCAAGACCCTGATGGCGAAGGCCGTCGCCAACGAGATCGACGCCCACTTCCAGACCATCTCGGGCCCCGAGATCATGTCGAAGTACTACGGGGAGTCCGAGGAGAAGCTCCGCGAGGTGTTCGAGGAGGCCGAGCAGAACGCGCCGGCCATCATCTTCATCGACGAGCTCGACTCCATCGCCCCGAAGCGCGACGAGGCCGGCGGCGACGTGGAACGCCGCGTCGTGGCCCAGCTGCTCTCGCTGATGGACGGCCTCGAATCGCGGGGCGAAGTGACCGTCATCGCGGCCACGAACCGCGTCGACGCCATCGACCCCGCGCTGCGGCGGCCCGGCCGGTTCGACCGCGAGATCGAGATCGGCGTGCCGGACCGCGAAGGCCGGCTCGAGATCCTGCAGGTCCACACCCGCGGGATGCCGCTGGCCGACGGCGTCGACCTCGAGGCGTACGCCGACAACACCCACGGCTTCGTCGGCGCGGACTTAGAGAACCTCGCAAAGGAGGGCGCGATGAACGCGCTCCGGCGCATCCGGCCCGAGATCGACCTCGAGTCCGAGGAGATCCCGGCCGACGTGCTCGACTCGCTGCAGGTCACCGAACGGGACTTCAAGGAGGCCCTGAAGGGCATCGAGCCCTCGGCGCTCCGGGAGGTCTTCGTCGAGGTGCCCGACGTCACCTGGGACCAGGTCGGCGGCCTGGAGGACACCAAAGAGCGCCTCCGGGAGACCATCCAGTGGCCGCTCGAGTACCCAGAGGTGTTCGCGGAGCTGGACATGCAGGCCGCCAAGGGCGTGCTGATGTACGGCCCGCCCGGCACGGGCAAGACCCTGATGGCGAAGGCCGTCGCCAACGAGGCCGACAGCAACTTCATCTCGATCAAGGGGCCCGAGCTCCTGTCGAAGTGGGTCGGCGAGTCCGAGAAGGGCGTCCGCGAGGTGTTCAGCAAGGCCCGGGAGAACGCCCCGACGGTGGTGTTCTTCGACGAGATCGACTCCATCGCCACCGAGCGCGGGAGCGGCGGAGGCGGCGGCTCGCAGGTCAGCGAGCGCGTCGTCTCCCAGCTGCTGACCGAGCTCGACGGGCTCGAGGAGCTCGAGGACGTCGTGGTCATCGCCACCTCGAACCGGCCCGACCTCATCGACAGCGCGCTGCTGCGGCCCGGTCGGCTGGACCGCCACGTCCACGTGCCGGTGCCCGACGAGGACGCGCGGCGCGCCATCTTCGAGGTCCACACCCGCGACAAGCCCGTCGCCGACGACGTCGACCTCGACTGGCTCGCCGGCGAGACCGAGGGCTACGTCGGCGCCGACATCGAGGCGGTCACCCGCGAGGCGTCGATGGCCGCCAGTCGAGAGTTCATCCACAGCGTGGACCCCGAGGAGATCGGCGAGAGCGTCGGGAACGTCCGCATCAACCGCGAGCACTTCGAGCAGGCGCTCGACGAGGTGACGCCCAGCGTCACCGAGGAGACCAAGGAGCGCTACGACGAGATCGAAGAGCAGTTCGACTCGGCCGAGCCCGAGACCGAGCAGGACCAGCTGGGTCGGACGTTCCAGTAG
- a CDS encoding DNA replication complex subunit Gins51, with amino-acid sequence MNLDELRTVQSKERSKDSLQHLRESFYADVADYIADLKDQRERAAERADSPFDDPEVEQLTDEINTAEDVVEAIYERRVGKIVKRASLAAAGMPADEDGLTSEEQELFGELVDRIEENKQDVLDILAGEADPVDSSPTPTPADAESGTEPTPDPGSGAPAEESTPDPGDPPSASADSSDTSDSGEDVSAADVMGGDDTTDAASGSTASGGGAAADDDARPGAAEAVAVADGPDSEQSSEPGDGAAPSTSASDADADADSDDPMAGLDERTTIRITDDVGEIFGVDERTYDLESEDVVTLPEANAEPLVERGAAEKLE; translated from the coding sequence ATGAATCTGGACGAACTCCGCACGGTACAGAGCAAGGAGCGGTCGAAGGACAGCCTCCAGCACCTGCGGGAGTCGTTCTACGCCGACGTCGCCGACTACATCGCCGACCTCAAGGACCAGCGCGAGCGCGCGGCCGAGCGGGCCGACAGCCCGTTCGACGACCCCGAGGTCGAGCAGTTGACCGACGAGATAAACACCGCCGAGGACGTGGTGGAGGCCATCTACGAGCGCCGCGTCGGCAAGATCGTCAAGCGCGCCAGCCTCGCCGCCGCGGGGATGCCAGCCGACGAGGACGGCCTGACCAGCGAGGAGCAGGAGCTGTTCGGCGAACTGGTCGACCGCATCGAGGAGAACAAGCAGGACGTGCTCGACATCCTGGCCGGCGAGGCCGACCCCGTCGACTCGTCGCCGACGCCCACGCCCGCCGACGCCGAGTCGGGGACCGAACCGACGCCCGACCCCGGCAGCGGCGCGCCCGCCGAGGAGTCTACTCCGGATCCCGGCGACCCGCCTTCGGCGAGCGCGGACTCGTCGGACACAAGCGACTCCGGTGAAGACGTGAGCGCCGCCGACGTGATGGGCGGCGACGACACGACCGACGCGGCTTCTGGGAGCACCGCGTCGGGTGGCGGCGCGGCAGCCGACGATGACGCGCGCCCCGGGGCAGCCGAGGCGGTTGCGGTCGCCGACGGACCCGACTCCGAGCAGTCGTCCGAGCCAGGCGACGGAGCGGCACCCTCCACGTCGGCCTCCGATGCAGACGCAGATGCCGACTCGGACGACCCGATGGCGGGGCTCGACGAGCGAACTACCATCCGGATCACCGACGACGTCGGCGAGATTTTCGGCGTCGACGAGCGCACCTACGACCTCGAAAGCGAGGATGTGGTGACGTTACCGGAAGCGAACGCGGAGCCCCTCGTGGAACGCGGGGCTGCCGAGAAATTGGAGTAG
- the priS gene encoding DNA primase small subunit PriS, producing MEERTRAYLRGRFRDHYRRSEVSPPPDHEAREWGYIPWTAGPTTMVRHQSLLELGDLGDFLRRERPRHVYFSAGRYDDPGADDMEAKGWRDSDLVFDIDADHLSGVDPQRDAYGEMLAAGKAEVENLIDLLDADFGFEDLTVVFSGGRGYHVHVRDEGVRDLDRDERREVVDYIRGEGIDLDAIQRTEMGGTATRRVLKKDGGWGRRVHRELLALADELLAMDDEDALDRLKEFDRIGDGRAKTILGAVSEDYEELASGNVERGGPGIRQLAKVTTERVVAEQSAAIDEPVTTDLRRLIRLPGSLHGGTGLEVTRIPRDEVGDFDPLRDPVPETFEGHEVAVEVTEPGPVELNDESFTLSAGDVSVPEYVAVFLMARGRAEKGRE from the coding sequence ATGGAAGAGCGCACCCGGGCGTACCTCCGCGGCCGGTTCCGGGACCACTACCGCCGGTCGGAGGTGTCCCCGCCGCCGGACCACGAGGCCCGCGAGTGGGGCTACATCCCCTGGACCGCGGGGCCGACGACCATGGTCCGCCACCAGTCGCTGCTGGAGCTCGGGGACCTCGGCGACTTCCTCCGGCGCGAGCGCCCGCGCCACGTCTACTTCTCGGCCGGGCGCTACGACGACCCCGGCGCCGACGACATGGAGGCCAAGGGGTGGCGCGACTCCGACCTCGTCTTCGACATCGACGCCGACCACCTCTCGGGGGTCGACCCCCAGCGCGACGCCTACGGCGAGATGCTCGCCGCGGGGAAGGCCGAGGTCGAGAACCTCATCGACCTCCTCGACGCCGACTTCGGGTTCGAGGACCTGACGGTCGTCTTCTCGGGCGGCCGCGGGTACCACGTCCACGTGCGCGACGAGGGCGTCCGCGACCTCGACCGGGACGAGCGCCGGGAGGTCGTCGACTACATCCGCGGCGAGGGCATCGACCTCGACGCCATCCAGCGCACCGAGATGGGCGGCACCGCCACCCGCCGGGTGCTCAAGAAGGACGGCGGGTGGGGCCGCCGGGTCCACCGCGAACTCCTCGCGCTGGCCGACGAGCTGCTCGCGATGGACGACGAGGACGCCCTCGACCGCCTCAAGGAGTTCGACCGCATCGGCGACGGCCGGGCGAAGACCATCCTCGGTGCCGTCTCGGAGGACTACGAGGAGCTCGCGAGCGGGAACGTCGAGCGCGGCGGGCCGGGCATCCGCCAGCTCGCGAAGGTGACGACCGAGCGGGTGGTCGCCGAGCAGTCGGCGGCCATCGACGAGCCCGTCACCACCGACCTCCGGCGGCTCATCCGGCTGCCGGGCAGCCTCCACGGCGGCACCGGCCTCGAAGTGACCCGCATCCCCCGAGACGAGGTCGGCGACTTCGACCCCTTGCGCGACCCGGTGCCCGAGACGTTCGAGGGCCACGAGGTGGCGGTCGAGGTGACCGAGCCCGGACCGGTCGAGCTCAACGACGAAAGCTTTACCCTCTCGGCCGGTGACGTATCGGTTCCCGAATACGTGGCCGTCTTCCTGATGGCGCGCGGCCGGGCCGAGAAGGGCCGCGAATGA
- a CDS encoding site-2 protease family protein: protein MSPPARERLDRVEARLNRALPGPVKVGLLTLYLFSTATPDLLDAAASHPAWDRWTDAGVAALLALQVGGMALLSVAAWRALGQPRVTPLNDPANTVAVPGLNDFMPVAAAPYVVAGLVVATVVHEVGHAVACRRAGVEVEEWGVALLLGVLPVAAYVLPAAAIDRAPVGARMRLYAVGVFHNLVVAVAALAVLYSPLAAGPRETYMAYFGWALVGGAPPTAATLGALGALTNFCFWLALLNANFALLNALPVSMFDGGRVLALALREVADRAGVSLSPVAQSAVVHGASVLALGLVVLAVVGPLLPF, encoded by the coding sequence ATGTCGCCTCCGGCACGCGAGCGTCTCGACCGCGTCGAGGCGCGGCTGAACCGCGCGCTCCCCGGCCCGGTGAAGGTCGGCCTCCTGACCCTCTACCTGTTCTCGACGGCGACCCCCGACCTGCTCGATGCGGCGGCGAGCCACCCGGCGTGGGACCGGTGGACCGACGCCGGCGTCGCCGCCCTGCTCGCGCTCCAGGTCGGCGGGATGGCGCTGCTCTCGGTCGCGGCGTGGCGGGCCCTCGGCCAGCCCCGGGTGACCCCGCTCAACGACCCCGCCAACACCGTGGCGGTGCCGGGTCTCAACGACTTCATGCCGGTCGCTGCCGCGCCCTACGTCGTCGCCGGCCTGGTCGTCGCCACCGTCGTCCACGAGGTCGGCCACGCCGTCGCGTGTCGACGCGCCGGCGTCGAGGTCGAGGAGTGGGGCGTCGCGCTGCTGCTCGGCGTCCTCCCGGTCGCGGCGTACGTGCTGCCGGCAGCGGCCATCGACCGCGCCCCAGTGGGCGCCCGGATGCGACTGTACGCGGTCGGGGTCTTCCACAACCTCGTGGTCGCCGTCGCCGCGCTCGCGGTCCTCTACTCGCCGCTCGCGGCCGGTCCGCGCGAGACCTACATGGCGTACTTCGGGTGGGCGCTGGTCGGCGGGGCGCCCCCGACCGCCGCGACGCTGGGCGCGCTCGGCGCCCTCACGAACTTCTGCTTCTGGCTGGCGCTGTTGAACGCCAACTTCGCCCTGCTGAACGCCCTCCCGGTCTCGATGTTCGACGGGGGCCGGGTGCTGGCGCTCGCGCTCCGCGAGGTGGCCGACCGCGCGGGTGTCTCACTGTCGCCGGTCGCGCAGTCGGCGGTCGTCCACGGCGCGTCGGTCCTCGCGCTCGGTCTGGTGGTTCTCGCTGTCGTCGGACCGCTGCTGCCGTTTTGA
- a CDS encoding outer membrane lipoprotein-sorting protein → MSPNRLPHRRRSALLVGAVGLLLTAGCLGSVGTSVDDPRSVARQVDARYDSLDEYRTTIERTVSVGDSTATTRATLRFVKDESLRIAYETGPRAGTVTVVDDPTPSTLLATDAAQAETAVGETPASYGAVAANLVRTNNVTYSGTTVLDGRAAVVLALEPTANETATNLVERRVWIDAERRVPLRVVSTWRGESGEITETLRFTNTSLSVANATPTDGRVAA, encoded by the coding sequence ATGTCTCCAAACCGCTTGCCGCACCGCCGACGGAGCGCTCTGCTCGTCGGCGCCGTCGGTCTCCTCCTGACCGCCGGGTGTCTCGGGTCCGTCGGGACCTCGGTCGACGACCCCCGGTCGGTCGCCAGGCAGGTCGACGCGCGCTACGACTCGCTCGACGAGTACCGAACGACGATAGAGCGAACCGTCTCGGTCGGCGACAGCACCGCCACGACGCGGGCGACCCTCCGCTTCGTGAAGGACGAGTCGCTCCGCATCGCCTACGAGACCGGCCCGCGAGCGGGCACCGTCACGGTCGTCGACGATCCGACGCCGTCGACGCTGCTCGCCACCGACGCGGCCCAGGCCGAGACCGCCGTGGGCGAGACGCCCGCCTCGTACGGCGCGGTCGCCGCGAACCTGGTCCGGACGAACAACGTCACCTACAGCGGGACGACCGTCCTCGACGGCCGGGCCGCCGTGGTGCTCGCGCTCGAACCGACCGCCAACGAGACGGCCACCAACCTGGTCGAGCGCCGGGTCTGGATCGACGCCGAGCGCCGCGTCCCGCTCCGGGTCGTCTCGACGTGGCGGGGTGAGTCGGGCGAGATAACCGAGACGCTCCGGTTCACCAACACCTCGCTCTCGGTGGCGAACGCGACGCCGACCGACGGGAGGGTCGCGGCGTGA
- a CDS encoding S49 family peptidase, which yields MKPSQPSVVDRLGGPVVVFGVLGLLVGAAVAPFAWNAATAPDGTVAVIEVHGTITGDTAAATVADLREARQNDSIKAVTLDINTRGGTASASEQLYLAVKRTEQVMPVTVSVTGSAASGGYYTASPADRIFVTPASTVGSVGVRAVVPSQQEIAGQIASGPDKVSSATEAEVRRRVETLRRAFVGSVVAERGDALELTAEEISYAKLYAGSRGIEVGLADEVGGLDAAIAASAERADLSDYRTVRMESPTPSVLSQIGLSSSAETSATGAATRVDSVQYLMLHGQLHRPTAETQEVTPNATN from the coding sequence GTGAAGCCGAGCCAGCCCTCCGTCGTGGACCGCCTCGGCGGGCCGGTCGTCGTCTTCGGCGTGCTCGGCCTGCTGGTCGGCGCGGCGGTCGCGCCGTTCGCCTGGAACGCCGCGACGGCGCCCGACGGCACGGTCGCGGTCATCGAGGTCCACGGGACCATCACCGGCGACACCGCGGCTGCCACCGTCGCGGACCTGCGCGAGGCCCGGCAGAACGACTCGATAAAGGCCGTCACGCTCGACATCAACACCCGCGGGGGGACGGCGTCAGCCAGCGAACAGCTGTACCTCGCGGTCAAGCGGACCGAACAGGTGATGCCGGTCACGGTCAGCGTGACCGGGTCGGCGGCCTCGGGCGGTTACTACACGGCCTCCCCGGCCGACCGCATCTTCGTCACGCCCGCGAGCACCGTCGGTAGCGTCGGCGTCCGGGCGGTCGTCCCGTCACAGCAGGAGATAGCCGGCCAGATAGCGAGCGGCCCCGACAAGGTCTCGTCCGCGACCGAGGCCGAGGTCCGGCGCCGGGTCGAGACGCTCCGGCGCGCGTTCGTCGGTTCCGTCGTCGCCGAGCGCGGCGACGCGCTCGAACTCACCGCCGAGGAGATCTCCTACGCGAAGCTCTACGCCGGCTCCCGGGGCATCGAGGTCGGCCTCGCCGACGAGGTCGGCGGCCTCGACGCCGCGATCGCTGCGTCGGCCGAGCGAGCCGACCTCTCGGACTACCGGACCGTCCGGATGGAGTCGCCGACCCCGAGCGTCCTCAGCCAGATCGGGCTCAGCAGCTCCGCCGAGACGTCGGCGACCGGCGCGGCGACCCGCGTCGACAGCGTCCAGTACCTGATGCTCCACGGACAGCTCCACCGACCGACCGCGGAAACACAGGAGGTGACTCCGAATGCAACGAACTGA
- a CDS encoding DUF4350 domain-containing protein, translating into MQRTDLLKGVGAFALIAVVVIGSTVAVGTLTGGPTDASAAPNATAFTSESLQATPVADDGTVAVPDAGESKTVVVDRSHANAVEKGQIQPLVDALIAGGHDVRFHSGAGQSYSALSAGSSGSSLNATLRSADAFVVMNPGSAYSESEIDAIEAFAEAGGRVLVLADPVGSSGSSGTSLPLIGSSSTSSVTPGQPTNLAARFDVSFDTGYLYDMADNANHFQSVYVNGTGSDPLTAGTDRVVLRRAAALTLGPEATPLFEAESTRLSATRREGDHAVAARNGNLTAVGDTDFLAPASATVADNDAFVGNLASFLVTGEKRSGVPAAGGSTGAGTSTRYGGGLPTQTGDASGNSTST; encoded by the coding sequence ATGCAACGAACTGACCTGCTCAAGGGCGTCGGGGCGTTCGCGCTGATAGCCGTCGTCGTCATCGGCAGCACGGTGGCGGTCGGCACGCTCACCGGCGGCCCGACCGACGCGTCCGCGGCGCCGAACGCCACGGCGTTCACGTCCGAATCGCTGCAAGCCACGCCGGTCGCCGACGACGGGACGGTCGCCGTGCCCGACGCCGGCGAGTCGAAGACGGTCGTCGTCGACCGGAGCCACGCCAACGCCGTGGAGAAGGGCCAGATACAGCCGCTGGTCGACGCGCTCATCGCCGGCGGTCACGACGTCCGGTTCCACAGCGGCGCCGGGCAGAGCTACAGCGCGCTCTCGGCCGGGTCCTCAGGGTCGTCGCTCAACGCGACGCTCCGGTCGGCAGACGCCTTCGTCGTCATGAATCCCGGGAGCGCCTACAGCGAGAGCGAGATAGACGCCATCGAGGCGTTCGCCGAGGCGGGCGGCCGGGTGCTCGTGCTGGCCGACCCGGTCGGCTCCTCGGGGTCGTCGGGGACGTCTCTCCCGCTGATCGGCAGCAGTTCGACGTCGTCGGTGACCCCCGGTCAGCCGACGAACCTCGCCGCGCGGTTCGACGTCTCGTTCGACACCGGCTACCTGTACGACATGGCGGATAACGCGAACCACTTCCAGAGCGTCTACGTCAACGGAACCGGGAGCGACCCGCTGACGGCCGGGACCGACCGCGTCGTGCTTCGGAGGGCGGCCGCGCTGACGCTCGGCCCGGAGGCGACGCCGCTGTTCGAGGCCGAGAGTACTCGGCTCTCCGCGACCCGCCGGGAGGGCGACCACGCGGTCGCGGCCCGGAACGGGAACCTGACCGCGGTCGGCGACACCGACTTCCTCGCGCCAGCGAGCGCGACCGTCGCGGACAACGACGCGTTCGTCGGGAACCTCGCGAGCTTCCTCGTGACCGGCGAGAAGCGGTCGGGCGTGCCCGCCGCGGGCGGTTCGACCGGGGCCGGTACGAGCACGAGGTACGGCGGCGGACTGCCCACACAGACCGGCGACGCGTCGGGCAACTCGACGTCGACCTGA
- a CDS encoding GNAT family N-acetyltransferase produces the protein MSVNVDTEIARPGDDSYVDGAWELKEHIRQSEDVLKQRKGFFTDAYRRSTVHLLVTRDDADEQLMGFAAVRRDGYILFLAVAPEFRGEGVGKRLVGRVAENHESITCHARASNENALGFYEHLGFEVERHIQNYYEDGGDAYYLKLGGNGGLTEKLSEFMRG, from the coding sequence GTGAGCGTCAACGTCGACACCGAAATCGCTCGCCCCGGTGACGACAGTTACGTCGACGGGGCGTGGGAGCTCAAAGAGCACATCCGGCAGTCCGAGGACGTGCTGAAACAGCGCAAGGGCTTCTTCACCGACGCCTACCGGCGCTCGACGGTCCACCTCCTCGTGACGCGCGACGACGCCGACGAGCAGCTGATGGGGTTCGCCGCGGTCCGGCGCGACGGCTACATCCTCTTTCTCGCGGTCGCGCCCGAGTTCCGGGGAGAGGGCGTGGGCAAGCGCCTCGTGGGCCGGGTCGCCGAGAACCACGAGAGCATCACCTGCCACGCCCGCGCCAGCAACGAGAACGCGCTGGGCTTCTACGAGCACCTGGGGTTCGAGGTCGAGCGCCACATCCAGAACTACTACGAGGACGGCGGCGACGCCTACTACCTGAAGCTCGGCGGGAACGGCGGGCTCACCGAGAAGCTCTCGGAGTTCATGCGCGGGTGA
- a CDS encoding archease: MSYELRDHTADVAVEATGPTLGGAFAAAADGMAAAMCEEVPASGGERFDVEVRAEGREALLFDYLDELIYERDVRGVLPVDNEAVVRREADEWTLTGSARGVPLAGLGARDLKAVTYSEMALDETDDGWRAYVVFDV; this comes from the coding sequence ATGAGCTACGAACTCCGCGACCACACCGCGGACGTCGCGGTCGAGGCGACGGGGCCGACGCTCGGCGGGGCCTTCGCCGCGGCGGCCGACGGGATGGCGGCCGCGATGTGCGAGGAGGTCCCCGCGTCGGGTGGCGAGCGGTTCGACGTCGAGGTCCGGGCCGAGGGCCGCGAGGCGCTGCTGTTCGACTACCTCGACGAACTCATCTACGAGCGAGACGTCCGCGGCGTCCTGCCGGTGGACAACGAGGCCGTCGTCCGACGGGAGGCCGACGAGTGGACGCTGACGGGGAGCGCCCGCGGCGTCCCGCTGGCGGGCCTGGGGGCGCGCGACCTCAAGGCGGTCACCTACTCCGAGATGGCCCTGGATGAGACCGACGACGGCTGGCGGGCGTACGTGGTCTTCGACGTGTGA
- a CDS encoding DoxX family protein: protein MNWRRRCVCSLAALLAVSGTASAHVKYVVDSAADVGDALAFLAEVVSEPFNAALLGGGGLAVAVALVAYLRFRPAERDLEVLRETLRGYDDLVPWMLRLSIGLPLVGAGFAGYFFSPVVNAEARVLQVAVGFLLLFGLATRAVALVGLGAYLVGLLAEPALVLASEYVGGLLAVALLGGGRPSADHMLQRVADAEGTLYGRFDPVHRASSWLNDRTASRRRYAPTLVRLALGFNFFYLGFTQKLFAPGPALAVVEKYDLTAVVPVDAGLWVVGAGLTEMAVGAALFAGLFTRATAATAFTMLTLTLFGLADDPVLAHVSLFGMVSMLFITGSGPLAVDSWLREFASGDRSHAGADGETTSASAPNGRV, encoded by the coding sequence ATGAACTGGCGACGGCGGTGCGTCTGCTCGCTCGCGGCACTTCTCGCGGTCTCCGGGACCGCCAGCGCGCACGTCAAGTACGTGGTCGACAGCGCGGCGGACGTCGGGGACGCGCTCGCGTTCCTGGCGGAGGTGGTCTCGGAGCCGTTCAACGCCGCGCTCCTCGGCGGGGGCGGCCTCGCCGTCGCCGTCGCACTCGTCGCCTACCTCCGATTCCGACCGGCCGAGCGCGACCTCGAAGTGCTGCGCGAGACGCTCCGGGGGTACGACGACCTCGTGCCGTGGATGCTCCGGCTCTCGATCGGCCTGCCGCTGGTCGGCGCGGGGTTCGCGGGCTACTTCTTCAGCCCGGTCGTCAATGCCGAGGCGAGGGTCCTCCAGGTCGCCGTCGGGTTCCTCCTGCTGTTCGGACTGGCGACGCGGGCGGTGGCGCTGGTCGGGCTGGGCGCGTACCTCGTCGGCCTGCTCGCCGAGCCCGCGCTCGTGCTCGCCAGCGAGTACGTCGGCGGCTTGCTGGCCGTCGCGCTACTGGGCGGCGGCCGACCCAGCGCCGACCACATGCTCCAGCGGGTCGCCGACGCCGAGGGAACCCTCTACGGGCGCTTCGATCCGGTCCACCGCGCGTCGTCGTGGCTGAACGACCGGACCGCCTCGCGGCGGCGGTACGCTCCCACGCTAGTTCGGCTGGCGCTGGGGTTCAACTTCTTCTACCTGGGATTCACCCAGAAGCTGTTCGCGCCGGGCCCGGCGCTCGCGGTGGTCGAGAAGTACGACCTGACGGCCGTGGTGCCGGTCGACGCGGGCCTGTGGGTCGTCGGCGCGGGGCTGACCGAGATGGCCGTGGGCGCGGCGCTGTTCGCCGGCCTGTTCACCCGCGCGACCGCGGCCACCGCGTTCACCATGCTCACGCTGACGCTGTTCGGGCTGGCCGACGACCCCGTGCTGGCCCACGTCTCGCTGTTCGGCATGGTGTCGATGCTGTTCATCACGGGGTCGGGGCCGCTCGCTGTCGACAGCTGGCTCCGGGAGTTCGCGTCTGGTGACAGGTCCCACGCCGGAGCGGATGGCGAAACCACTTCGGCGTCCGCGCCCAACGGACGGGTATGA